A genome region from Rhinopithecus roxellana isolate Shanxi Qingling chromosome 10, ASM756505v1, whole genome shotgun sequence includes the following:
- the ATP23 gene encoding mitochondrial inner membrane protease ATP23 homolog isoform X2 has product MKHSGCAVNTDRHFSCEDCNGNVSGGFDASTSQIVLCQNNIHNQAHMNRVVTHELIHAFDHCRAHVDWFTNIRHLACSEVRAANLSGDCSLVNEIFRLHFGLKQHHQTCVRDRATLSILAVRNISKEVAKKAVDEVFESCFNDHEPFGRIPHNKTYARYAHRDFQNRDRYYSNI; this is encoded by the exons ATGAAACACTCAGGTTG TGCTGTTAACACAGATAGACACTTTTCTTGTGAAGACTGTAATGGAAATGTCAGTGGAGGTTTTGATGCTTCAACATCTCAG ATAGTTTTGTGCCAGAATAATATCCATAATCAGGCCCATATGAACAGAGTGGTCACCCACGAGCTCATTCATGCATTTGATCATTGTCGTGCCCATGTCGACTGGTTCACCAACATCAGACATTTGGCGTGCTCAGAG GTTCGAGCTGCTAACCTTAGTGGAGACTGCTCACTTGTCAATGAAATATTCAGGTTACATTTTGGATTGAAACAACACCACCAG actTGTGTGCGAGACAGAGCCACTCTTTCTATCCTGGCTGTTAGGAATATCAGCAAAGAAGTAGCTAAAAAGGCTGTTGATGAAGTTTTTGAATCTTGTTTCAATGACCATGAACCTTTTGGAAGGATCCCACATAACAAGACTTATGCAAGATATGCTCATAGAGACTTTCAAAACCGTGATCGGTATTATTCAAATATATGA
- the ATP23 gene encoding mitochondrial inner membrane protease ATP23 homolog isoform X3, with translation MNRVVTHELIHAFDHCRAHVDWFTNIRHLACSEVRAANLSGDCSLVNEIFRLHFGLKQHHQTCVRDRATLSILAVRNISKEVAKKAVDEVFESCFNDHEPFGRIPHNKTYARYAHRDFQNRDRYYSNI, from the exons ATGAACAGAGTGGTCACCCACGAGCTCATTCATGCATTTGATCATTGTCGTGCCCATGTCGACTGGTTCACCAACATCAGACATTTGGCGTGCTCAGAG GTTCGAGCTGCTAACCTTAGTGGAGACTGCTCACTTGTCAATGAAATATTCAGGTTACATTTTGGATTGAAACAACACCACCAG actTGTGTGCGAGACAGAGCCACTCTTTCTATCCTGGCTGTTAGGAATATCAGCAAAGAAGTAGCTAAAAAGGCTGTTGATGAAGTTTTTGAATCTTGTTTCAATGACCATGAACCTTTTGGAAGGATCCCACATAACAAGACTTATGCAAGATATGCTCATAGAGACTTTCAAAACCGTGATCGGTATTATTCAAATATATGA
- the ATP23 gene encoding mitochondrial inner membrane protease ATP23 homolog isoform X1 — translation MTWRLGFGRMDPYVKLLLDAMKHSGCAVNTDRHFSCEDCNGNVSGGFDASTSQIVLCQNNIHNQAHMNRVVTHELIHAFDHCRAHVDWFTNIRHLACSEVRAANLSGDCSLVNEIFRLHFGLKQHHQTCVRDRATLSILAVRNISKEVAKKAVDEVFESCFNDHEPFGRIPHNKTYARYAHRDFQNRDRYYSNI, via the exons ATGACCTGGAGGCTGGGGTTCGGCCGAATGG ATCCGTATGTCAAACTTCTGCTTGATGCTATGAAACACTCAGGTTG TGCTGTTAACACAGATAGACACTTTTCTTGTGAAGACTGTAATGGAAATGTCAGTGGAGGTTTTGATGCTTCAACATCTCAG ATAGTTTTGTGCCAGAATAATATCCATAATCAGGCCCATATGAACAGAGTGGTCACCCACGAGCTCATTCATGCATTTGATCATTGTCGTGCCCATGTCGACTGGTTCACCAACATCAGACATTTGGCGTGCTCAGAG GTTCGAGCTGCTAACCTTAGTGGAGACTGCTCACTTGTCAATGAAATATTCAGGTTACATTTTGGATTGAAACAACACCACCAG actTGTGTGCGAGACAGAGCCACTCTTTCTATCCTGGCTGTTAGGAATATCAGCAAAGAAGTAGCTAAAAAGGCTGTTGATGAAGTTTTTGAATCTTGTTTCAATGACCATGAACCTTTTGGAAGGATCCCACATAACAAGACTTATGCAAGATATGCTCATAGAGACTTTCAAAACCGTGATCGGTATTATTCAAATATATGA
- the ATP23 gene encoding mitochondrial inner membrane protease ATP23 homolog isoform X4, whose protein sequence is MAGAQYERGRGPAAGEQLQQQHVSCQVFPERVAQGNPQQGFFSSFFTSNQKCQLRLLKTLETNPYVKLLLDAMKHSGCAVNTDRHFSCEDCNGNVSGGFDASTSQIVLCQNNIHNQAHMNRVVTHELIHAFDHCRAHVDWFTNIRHLACSEVRAANLSGDCSLVNEIFRLHFGLKQHHQTCVRDRATLSILAVRNISKEVAKKAVDEVFESCFNDHEPFGRIPHNKTYARYAHRDFQNRDRYYSNI, encoded by the exons ATGGCGGGAGCTCAGTACGAGCGCGGGAGGGGCCCCGCGGCAGGGGAGCAGCTGCAGCAGCAACACGTCTCTTGCCAGGTCTTCCCCGAGCGTGTGGCCCAGGGGAATCCCCAGCAAGGGTTCTTCTCCAGCTTCTTCACCAGCAACCAGAAGTGCCAGCTTAGGCTCCTGAAGACGCTGGAGACAA ATCCGTATGTCAAACTTCTGCTTGATGCTATGAAACACTCAGGTTG TGCTGTTAACACAGATAGACACTTTTCTTGTGAAGACTGTAATGGAAATGTCAGTGGAGGTTTTGATGCTTCAACATCTCAG ATAGTTTTGTGCCAGAATAATATCCATAATCAGGCCCATATGAACAGAGTGGTCACCCACGAGCTCATTCATGCATTTGATCATTGTCGTGCCCATGTCGACTGGTTCACCAACATCAGACATTTGGCGTGCTCAGAG GTTCGAGCTGCTAACCTTAGTGGAGACTGCTCACTTGTCAATGAAATATTCAGGTTACATTTTGGATTGAAACAACACCACCAG actTGTGTGCGAGACAGAGCCACTCTTTCTATCCTGGCTGTTAGGAATATCAGCAAAGAAGTAGCTAAAAAGGCTGTTGATGAAGTTTTTGAATCTTGTTTCAATGACCATGAACCTTTTGGAAGGATCCCACATAACAAGACTTATGCAAGATATGCTCATAGAGACTTTCAAAACCGTGATCGGTATTATTCAAATATATGA